A genomic region of Lasioglossum baleicum chromosome 16, iyLasBale1, whole genome shotgun sequence contains the following coding sequences:
- the LOC143217178 gene encoding uncharacterized protein LOC143217178 isoform X1, whose protein sequence is MEQNHHPNNHNVCCSSNKYADVHQSFVEMEFERGIWCAAQYNELDRVKALLNKGVAANAEDSAGYTALHYAARNGHYEVCKTLLENGAKVSAQTRCGRATPLHRAAMQGHVDVVQLLLQSGANADIKDADGYTALHKALAAGSTPVCKLLIKYTDLRIVTNSQMSVEQLAKEKCPEVFPLLLDCINTKYVK, encoded by the exons ATGGAGCAGAATCACCACCCGAACAACCACAACGTATGCTGCAGCTCCAATAAATATGCCGACGTCCATCAATCCTTCGTGGAAATGGAGTTCGAGCGAGGAATTTGGTGCGCAG CGCAGTATAACGAGCTGGACCGTGTCAAGGCGTTGCTGAATAAAGGTGTCGCAGCGAACGCAGAAGATTCTGCTGGGTACACAGCCCTGCATTACGCAGCACGGAACGGACACTACGAAGTTTGTAAAACGTTGTTGGAGAATGGAGCGAAAGTGAGTGCACAAACTCGGTGCGGACGAGCTACGCCGCTGCACAGAGCAGCTATGCAGGGTCACGTCGATGTTGTTCAACTTTTACTGCAATCTGGAGCGAATGCTGATATAAAAGATGCAGATGGATACACCGCGCTGCATAAAGCGCTTGCTGCAGGCTCCACACCTGTgtgtaaattattgataaagtaTACAGATTTGAGGATAGTGACAAATAGCCAGATGAGCGTGGAGCAATTGGCGAAGGAGAAATGTCCTGAGGTGTTTCCCTTGCTTTTAGATTGTATAAATACGAAGTATGTTAAGTAA
- the LOC143217178 gene encoding uncharacterized protein LOC143217178 isoform X2, with amino-acid sequence MPTSINPSWKWSSSEEFGAQYNELDRVKALLNKGVAANAEDSAGYTALHYAARNGHYEVCKTLLENGAKVSAQTRCGRATPLHRAAMQGHVDVVQLLLQSGANADIKDADGYTALHKALAAGSTPVCKLLIKYTDLRIVTNSQMSVEQLAKEKCPEVFPLLLDCINTKYVK; translated from the exons ATGCCGACGTCCATCAATCCTTCGTGGAAATGGAGTTCGAGCGAGGAATTTGGTGCGCAG TATAACGAGCTGGACCGTGTCAAGGCGTTGCTGAATAAAGGTGTCGCAGCGAACGCAGAAGATTCTGCTGGGTACACAGCCCTGCATTACGCAGCACGGAACGGACACTACGAAGTTTGTAAAACGTTGTTGGAGAATGGAGCGAAAGTGAGTGCACAAACTCGGTGCGGACGAGCTACGCCGCTGCACAGAGCAGCTATGCAGGGTCACGTCGATGTTGTTCAACTTTTACTGCAATCTGGAGCGAATGCTGATATAAAAGATGCAGATGGATACACCGCGCTGCATAAAGCGCTTGCTGCAGGCTCCACACCTGTgtgtaaattattgataaagtaTACAGATTTGAGGATAGTGACAAATAGCCAGATGAGCGTGGAGCAATTGGCGAAGGAGAAATGTCCTGAGGTGTTTCCCTTGCTTTTAGATTGTATAAATACGAAGTATGTTAAGTAA
- the Csn5 gene encoding COP9 signalosome subunit 5, with amino-acid sequence MASTSSEQNNIAQKTWEMSNNIEMISTVDEIYRYDRKEQQDILAAKPWEKDPHFFKDIKISALALLKMVMHARSGGTLEVMGLLLGKVAANTMIVMDSFALPVEGTETRVNAQAQAYEYMSAYVEAAKQVGRQENAIGWYHSHPGYGCWLSGIDVSTQMLNQNFQEPFVAIVIDPVRTISAGKVCLGAFRTYPKGYKPANEEPSEYQTIPLNKIEDFGVHCKQYYSLEVSYFKSSLDRRLLDSLWNKYWVNTLSSSSLLTNADYTTGQIFDLSDKLEQSEVALGRGFILGGTADPHDRCSVEKLIKATRDSCKTTIEIIHGLMAQIIKDRLFNQVGCKNAADVQEQQQMN; translated from the exons ATGGCAAGCACCTCTTCCGAGCAAAACAACATCGCGCAGAAAACATGGGAGATGTCGAACAACATCGAGATGATCAGCACTGTAGACGAGATTTACAGATACGATCGGAAAGAGCAACAAGACATACTAGCTGCGAAACCCTGGGAAAAGGA TCCTCACTTCTTCAAAGATATCAAAATCTCAGCATTGGCTTTATTGAAAATGGTTATGCACGCTCGTTCCGGAGGCACTTTGGAAGTGATGGGCCTTCTCCTAGGAAAAGTAGCTGCGAACACGATGATCGTTATGGACTCCTTTGCGTTACCCGTCGAAGGAACCGAAACCAGAGTTAACGCTCAAGCACAAGCTTACGAATACATGTCGGCTTACGTAGAAGCTGCCAAACAG GTTGGGAGGCAAGAGAACGCAATCGGATGGTACCATAGTCACCCCGGTTATGGTTGCTGGTTGTCGGGCATCGACGTGTCCACTCAAATGCTCAATCAGAACTTTCAAGAACCATTTGTCGCTATAGTGATCGATCCCGTGAGAACAATATCTGCTGGCAAAGTTTGCTTGGGCGCGTTTCGAACTTATCCGAAG GGCTACAAACCAGCGAACGAAGAGCCATCGGAGTACCAAACGATACCACTGAACAAGATCGAGGACTTTGGTGTCCACTGCAAGCAATACTACTCGCTAGAAGTGTCCTATTTCAAATCGTCGTTGGACAGGCGTCTGTTAGATTCCCTGTGGAATAAATATTGGGTGAACACGTTGAGTTCTTCCAGCCTTCTAACGAACGCAGACTACACGACAGGCCAGATATTTGATTTGTCGGATAAATTAGAACAATCAGAAGTGGCGCTTGGAAGAGGATTCATCTTAGGCGGAACAGCTGATCCACATGATCGATGTTCCGTAGAGAAATTGATCAAAGCGACGAGGGACAGTTGCAAAACAACAATCGAGATCATTCACGGTTTAATGGCGCAGATCATTAAGGACAGATTGTTCAATCAGGTCGGTTGTAAAAACGCTGCGGACGTTCAGGAGCAGCAACAAATGAATTAG